From the Sandaracinaceae bacterium genome, one window contains:
- a CDS encoding EVE domain-containing protein, with protein MAKRARAYWLMKTEPEAFSIEDLERKQREAWDGVRNYMARNYMRDMQKGDLVLFYHSNAAPPGVAGISEIVAEAYADPTQFDPKSKYYDPKSPPTNPRWSLVDVGFIERFAELLPLDVLKAEPSLTDMVVVQKGSRLSVQPVTKEQFKTVLAMAKAKTKVR; from the coding sequence ATGGCGAAGCGAGCGCGCGCGTACTGGCTGATGAAGACCGAACCGGAGGCCTTCTCCATCGAGGACCTCGAGCGCAAGCAGCGCGAGGCCTGGGACGGGGTGCGCAACTACATGGCGCGCAACTACATGCGCGACATGCAGAAGGGCGACCTGGTGCTCTTCTATCACAGCAACGCGGCGCCTCCGGGGGTGGCGGGCATCTCCGAGATCGTGGCCGAGGCCTATGCGGACCCCACGCAGTTCGACCCGAAGAGCAAGTACTACGACCCCAAGAGCCCGCCCACGAACCCGCGCTGGTCGCTGGTGGACGTGGGCTTCATCGAGCGCTTCGCAGAGCTCCTGCCGCTGGACGTGCTGAAGGCGGAGCCCTCGCTGACCGACATGGTGGTCGTTCAGAAGGGCAGCCGCCTCAGTGTTCAGCCGGTGACGAAGGAGCAGTTCAAGACGGTGCTGGCGATGGCCAAGGCCAAGACCAAGGTCCGCTGA
- a CDS encoding SMI1/KNR4 family protein has product MSTLYDTIAENTGFQVPELFRRMTEDGVTDYTKNRDQSSVKPPALMMVSSHVEWWPLEDTVNWDAPDYYALAFVPFAANGAGDLWAWYPASGTEEVVFVPHDENAAQHYAPHFEGFLFRHIVQGLAEIYEHAGQTYTPEQRVQDAKANVNTLAPYLRPAWVSLLNELTSRPLEFDKAWRCFGFLKRKDAKEIVERELAMSNLGEEFPYQT; this is encoded by the coding sequence ATGAGCACCCTCTACGACACCATCGCCGAGAACACCGGCTTCCAGGTCCCTGAGCTGTTCCGCCGCATGACGGAAGATGGCGTCACGGACTACACCAAGAACCGCGACCAGTCGAGCGTGAAGCCGCCTGCGCTGATGATGGTGAGCAGCCATGTGGAGTGGTGGCCCCTCGAGGACACCGTGAACTGGGATGCGCCAGACTACTACGCGCTCGCGTTCGTGCCGTTCGCGGCCAACGGCGCGGGCGACCTGTGGGCGTGGTACCCCGCGAGCGGCACGGAGGAAGTCGTGTTCGTGCCCCACGACGAGAACGCCGCGCAGCACTATGCGCCCCACTTCGAGGGCTTCCTCTTCCGGCACATCGTTCAGGGCCTCGCCGAGATCTACGAGCACGCGGGCCAGACGTACACCCCGGAGCAGCGCGTCCAAGACGCAAAGGCCAACGTGAACACCCTCGCGCCGTACTTGCGCCCCGCGTGGGTCAGCCTGCTGAACGAGCTGACCTCGCGCCCCCTCGAATTCGACAAGGCATGGCGCTGCTTCGGCTTCCTGAAGCGCAAGGACGCCAAGGAGATCGTCGAGCGCGAGCTGGCCATGTCGAACCTCGGCGAGGAGTTCCCGTACCAGACCTGA
- a CDS encoding Rpn family recombination-promoting nuclease/putative transposase — translation MARKRPRHAQGPASGQGQPHDGLIRSALESLDNVRSAVAAVLPAKLLARLDLTSLRPAPARIVDTLLHARESDALWELPFRGLDQSLWVLIPAEVQAKSDVDMALRTLGVQVRLWEQQRRLGLPLTAVVPLVISHGADWRAPRTMLERLKLPPHIEVLVAPFIPTSTYLVEDLARYSPEELAARTELSVSLRAAYFMLQRSRAASALEEELLLIADDLRALSQNPAFHHYLTLLLRYTFQTANGDMDAVHALLRRTLDPSMESQMGTLAEQLIQRGRTEGIREGRAEGIQEGVLNGQREVLARLLALKFGVLPSAAQERIACATHDQLAEYTLRVLSAETLDAVFD, via the coding sequence ATGGCACGCAAACGCCCCAGGCATGCGCAGGGCCCCGCATCTGGGCAGGGCCAGCCGCATGATGGTCTGATCCGCAGCGCGCTCGAGTCCCTCGACAACGTGCGCTCGGCGGTCGCAGCGGTGCTCCCCGCGAAGCTGTTGGCCCGTCTGGACCTGACGAGTCTGCGGCCTGCGCCCGCGCGCATCGTAGACACGTTGCTGCACGCACGGGAGAGCGATGCCCTGTGGGAGCTGCCCTTCCGTGGCCTCGACCAGTCGCTGTGGGTGCTCATCCCGGCCGAGGTACAGGCGAAGTCCGACGTGGACATGGCCCTGCGCACGCTGGGAGTGCAGGTCCGGCTCTGGGAGCAGCAGCGCCGGCTGGGCTTGCCGCTGACGGCCGTCGTCCCCCTCGTCATCAGCCACGGCGCGGACTGGCGCGCCCCCCGAACCATGCTCGAGCGCCTGAAGCTCCCGCCACACATCGAAGTGCTGGTGGCGCCCTTCATCCCGACGAGCACGTACCTGGTCGAAGACCTCGCACGCTACTCGCCTGAGGAGCTCGCGGCGCGAACGGAACTCAGCGTCTCGCTCCGCGCGGCCTACTTCATGCTCCAACGGAGTCGTGCTGCATCGGCCCTCGAAGAGGAGCTCCTGCTGATCGCCGACGACCTCCGCGCCCTCTCGCAGAATCCCGCCTTCCACCACTACCTCACCCTCCTCCTGCGCTACACTTTCCAGACCGCCAACGGTGACATGGACGCGGTGCACGCCCTTCTCCGCAGAACCCTCGATCCTTCCATGGAGAGCCAAATGGGAACCCTCGCCGAACAACTCATCCAACGCGGCCGCACCGAAGGAATCCGTGAGGGCCGCGCCGAGGGCATCCAGGAGGGTGTCCTGAACGGCCAACGCGAGGTGCTCGCGCGGCTGCTCGCGCTCAAGTTCGGCGTACTGCCCAGCGCTGCCCAGGAGCGCATCGCCTGCGCCACCCACGACCAACTCGCCGAGTACACCCTGCGCGTCCTGTCGGCCGAAACCCTCGACGCCGTCTTCGACTGA
- a CDS encoding band 7 protein produces the protein MANVSKFGLWRHLRAEPNQFILHYKGGKLVKSGAGIAYFFNPLSAAVAQVPVEDCETTFMLNERSADFQEVNVQCTLSYRVTDHARAAQRVNFTISLLTGAWLEQPLDRLATLWSQKALEPVRKFVSASPVVDVAQKGSEHIRAALDSALRNDAELAAMGLALVTVQVSRVAPSAELEKALQTPTREGLQQKADEAMFSRRALAVEKERAIKENELATELELEKRKKQLIEQRGANQLQEVQQVATTEKARVEADLARLQLTAEAETRRSMTLAKTEVEKSKLIADAYARDTLLRAEGDTKARTLWNQIEQQREAERIALWEKTPQRVSTAFALQAAAAKLDKINHLNLTPDLLKTLVTELATERSGT, from the coding sequence ATGGCGAACGTCAGCAAGTTTGGGTTGTGGCGGCATCTGCGCGCGGAGCCCAACCAGTTCATCCTGCACTACAAGGGCGGCAAGCTCGTGAAGAGCGGCGCTGGCATCGCGTACTTCTTCAACCCGCTGTCGGCGGCCGTGGCGCAGGTGCCTGTCGAGGACTGCGAGACCACGTTCATGCTGAACGAGCGCTCGGCGGACTTCCAAGAGGTGAACGTGCAGTGCACGCTCTCCTACCGCGTGACCGACCACGCGCGCGCGGCGCAGCGCGTGAACTTCACCATCTCGCTGCTGACCGGCGCGTGGCTGGAGCAGCCCCTCGACCGCCTGGCCACGCTGTGGTCGCAGAAGGCGCTCGAGCCCGTGCGCAAGTTCGTTTCGGCCTCGCCCGTGGTGGACGTGGCGCAGAAGGGCTCCGAGCACATTCGCGCCGCGCTCGACAGCGCGCTGCGCAACGACGCCGAGCTGGCGGCCATGGGCCTGGCGCTCGTGACCGTGCAGGTGTCGCGGGTGGCGCCCAGCGCCGAGCTCGAGAAGGCGCTGCAGACGCCCACACGCGAGGGGCTCCAGCAGAAGGCCGACGAGGCCATGTTCTCGCGCCGCGCCCTGGCCGTGGAGAAGGAGCGCGCCATCAAGGAGAACGAGCTGGCCACCGAGCTCGAGCTCGAGAAGCGCAAGAAGCAGCTCATCGAGCAGCGCGGCGCCAACCAGCTGCAAGAGGTGCAGCAGGTGGCCACCACCGAGAAGGCCCGCGTGGAGGCGGATCTCGCGCGGCTGCAGCTCACGGCCGAGGCCGAGACGCGGCGCAGCATGACGCTGGCCAAAACCGAGGTGGAGAAGAGCAAGCTCATCGCCGACGCCTACGCGCGCGACACGCTGCTGCGCGCCGAGGGCGACACGAAGGCGCGCACGCTGTGGAACCAGATCGAGCAGCAGCGCGAGGCCGAGCGCATCGCGCTCTGGGAGAAGACCCCGCAGCGCGTGTCCACGGCCTTCGCCCTGCAGGCCGCCGCAGCGAAGCTCGACAAGATCAACCACCTCAACCTGACGCCGGACCTCTTGAAGACGCTGGTGACGGAGCTCGCCACGGAGCGCAGCGGGACCTAG
- a CDS encoding TonB family protein has protein sequence MSNPTTPTTPPRPRIVAAPPPPVAKSANPFGQAAKTSLPNPFAPSGKARAAEAELDLRGVDPEKLVYGIAASGPPVDANEVESADQALEVMVMWGRSVLHVDHLRPARSFWVGESESKTETVDYLISPEVLGTQRMPIALVSGGATHLVFPEGATGELLRDGERVTIESIMLEPCAELPGARQLVLPAGATVSMHYKGFTFVTKPVRAGKKVAAGLAWDWAPLTYAAGVLAMVGVLLGAMYFSPPSVAGLNSDVLDPNSRLAQFIITPPETEVPVPEETTSDDGSGEESAPAPGEAGEMGDETAERTDNRFEIPGEADPEDVQVSRDTQRELAATAGAIGALAALANSFNMPTSPFGADQAVGSGDVAALGALTGAQAGQNFGLGGLGLSGTGRGGNYGQVAGLIGTGRIGTHGNCRGPRCTGGSGEGTPGGELGPREPGRPEARPLPPTVSTSALSADAIRRVVRRRLGEVRHCYEQGLISQPDISGTVSVRFVIGPTGSVSAATVAGSSLGAARVDSCVASAVRRWTFPAPEGGGMVAVTYPFMLATN, from the coding sequence GTGTCCAATCCCACCACGCCCACCACCCCTCCCCGCCCTCGCATCGTCGCAGCGCCCCCGCCGCCCGTCGCGAAGAGCGCCAACCCCTTTGGCCAGGCCGCGAAGACCTCGCTGCCGAACCCGTTCGCGCCCAGCGGCAAGGCGCGCGCCGCGGAGGCCGAGCTCGACCTGCGCGGCGTCGACCCCGAGAAGCTGGTGTACGGCATCGCGGCCAGCGGCCCGCCCGTGGACGCCAACGAGGTGGAGAGCGCCGACCAGGCCCTCGAGGTGATGGTGATGTGGGGCCGCTCGGTGCTGCACGTGGACCACCTGCGCCCCGCGCGCAGCTTCTGGGTGGGCGAGAGCGAGAGCAAGACCGAGACGGTGGACTACCTGATCTCGCCCGAGGTGCTGGGCACGCAGCGCATGCCCATCGCGCTGGTGAGCGGCGGCGCCACGCACCTGGTGTTCCCCGAGGGCGCCACGGGTGAGCTGCTGCGCGACGGCGAGCGCGTCACCATCGAGAGCATCATGTTGGAGCCGTGCGCGGAGCTGCCGGGCGCGCGTCAGCTGGTGCTGCCCGCGGGCGCCACCGTGTCCATGCACTACAAGGGCTTCACCTTCGTGACCAAGCCGGTGCGCGCCGGCAAGAAGGTGGCGGCCGGGCTCGCGTGGGACTGGGCGCCGCTCACCTACGCGGCGGGCGTGCTGGCCATGGTGGGCGTGCTGCTGGGCGCCATGTACTTCTCGCCGCCCTCGGTGGCGGGCCTGAACAGCGACGTGCTGGACCCCAACTCGCGGCTCGCGCAGTTCATCATCACGCCGCCCGAGACCGAGGTCCCCGTCCCCGAAGAGACCACGTCGGACGACGGCAGCGGCGAGGAGTCGGCGCCGGCGCCGGGTGAGGCTGGCGAGATGGGCGACGAGACGGCGGAGCGCACGGACAACCGCTTCGAGATCCCGGGGGAGGCCGACCCCGAGGACGTGCAGGTGTCGCGTGACACGCAGCGTGAGCTCGCCGCGACGGCAGGTGCGATCGGCGCGCTGGCCGCGCTGGCCAACAGCTTCAACATGCCCACCTCGCCCTTCGGCGCCGACCAAGCCGTGGGCTCGGGTGATGTGGCGGCGCTCGGCGCGCTGACCGGCGCACAAGCGGGCCAGAACTTCGGCCTCGGCGGGCTGGGCCTCTCCGGCACCGGGCGCGGCGGCAACTATGGCCAGGTGGCGGGCTTGATCGGCACCGGCCGCATCGGCACGCACGGCAACTGCCGCGGGCCACGCTGCACGGGCGGCTCGGGCGAAGGTACGCCGGGCGGGGAGCTCGGCCCCCGCGAGCCAGGTCGCCCCGAAGCTCGCCCGCTGCCTCCCACGGTGTCCACCAGCGCACTCTCCGCCGACGCGATCCGCCGCGTGGTGCGCCGCCGCCTCGGTGAGGTGCGTCACTGCTACGAGCAGGGCCTGATCAGCCAGCCCGACATCAGCGGCACCGTCTCCGTACGCTTCGTGATTGGGCCCACCGGCTCGGTGTCGGCCGCCACCGTGGCGGGCTCCAGCCTGGGCGCCGCCCGCGTCGACAGCTGCGTCGCCAGTGCGGTGCGCCGCTGGACCTTCCCGGCCCCCGAGGGCGGCGGCATGGTCGCCGTGACCTACCCCTTCATGCTGGCCACCAACTGA
- a CDS encoding addiction module protein, which yields MTSTAEKLYEGAMALPDEAREALALRILDSIPSSPRKEVAEAWRVEVVRRLEEVHRGDIVTESWAEVEAHLDRALTR from the coding sequence GTGACGTCCACCGCCGAGAAGCTGTACGAGGGCGCGATGGCTCTCCCCGACGAGGCCCGGGAGGCACTTGCGCTGCGCATCCTCGACTCCATTCCGAGTTCTCCGCGCAAAGAAGTGGCGGAGGCGTGGCGGGTCGAGGTCGTTCGCCGTCTGGAGGAAGTCCACCGCGGTGACATCGTGACCGAGTCGTGGGCGGAGGTGGAAGCCCACCTCGATCGGGCATTGACGCGCTAG
- a CDS encoding SRPBCC family protein — protein sequence MKTFSRSIEIAAPRPWLFTIMQDYARRLEWDAFLSKAELVGGATSSAVGVRALCVDHAGRAMETEYVSFKPFERVAVKMTYGPSMFGAFAGSWIYKELPRDHTEVTFRYSMALRTRLLGAHGDAALAHIFRWNMGKRLVSAKERLEALHQANVVK from the coding sequence ATGAAGACCTTCTCCCGCTCCATCGAGATCGCCGCCCCACGCCCGTGGCTCTTCACGATCATGCAGGACTACGCTCGGCGCCTCGAGTGGGACGCCTTCCTGTCGAAGGCCGAGCTGGTGGGCGGCGCGACCTCGTCGGCCGTCGGTGTGCGCGCGCTGTGCGTGGACCACGCCGGACGCGCCATGGAGACCGAGTACGTCTCGTTCAAGCCCTTCGAGCGCGTGGCCGTGAAAATGACCTACGGGCCCTCCATGTTCGGCGCGTTCGCGGGCTCCTGGATCTACAAGGAGCTCCCCCGCGATCACACCGAGGTGACCTTCCGCTACAGCATGGCGCTCCGCACCCGCCTCCTCGGCGCCCACGGCGACGCCGCGCTGGCCCACATCTTCCGCTGGAACATGGGCAAACGCCTCGTGAGCGCCAAGGAGAGGCTCGAGGCACTCCACCAGGCGAACGTGGTGAAGTAG
- a CDS encoding carboxypeptidase regulatory-like domain-containing protein: MSRQRAALGRRPFAAGMRFGRLRALGLLAGSSLLGVAGCGFDAYTTADAPQNACTLVEDCLAGTCVDGLCVEPAPEALRVFVEVEPLENADRTLPHRWRFTPEVVVGPGVQDLTLPPGVEVVGQVRVGGLSVPADIAFTRIQEVPVGMEEALRTRTYAEPTNVDVNGTSFAADFASVLGGGGVYDVTISPTTAPFASLDELLPPTTANRVVPPLLLRNVALPTSVARWELQVDIADFATPCDANVRVGCTLSGEIIRASDLGVEEFETGLQVRAVERSSGRVVSSLGVTEDGLFAVAVAPDTGPYALRISAGTDRPLFPEVTTDVVYDDTGALRVEVPAFVPVVYSGTVETAEGVPLADAQVQFSAVGLVSADSGFEASLQRTVVTGSGDAAGQFELSLVPGVYDVIVTPAAAPTADPRDEPGILAQRVTLGDGVREVRGQVLVVPRRASFGAQVWTPAGETLPVAVEASPLRREGAQGLVSRYNRSATTSAGPSGWFDLRLDLGLYDIVAQPPAEGGFPWVVFPGVSVAIPGSTSARMVDIGMPVPRSGVVRGSDGTPLAGARVTAYVIVDDPEGERALRVATTLSDADGNYRLLLPSRLEPTR, translated from the coding sequence ATGAGCCGGCAGCGTGCAGCACTCGGGCGGCGGCCCTTCGCCGCTGGCATGCGCTTCGGTCGCCTCCGGGCGCTGGGGCTCTTGGCCGGCTCGAGCCTGCTGGGTGTGGCTGGGTGTGGATTCGACGCCTACACCACGGCGGATGCACCGCAGAACGCGTGCACCCTGGTGGAAGACTGCCTGGCCGGCACCTGCGTGGACGGCCTGTGCGTGGAGCCCGCGCCCGAGGCCCTGCGCGTGTTCGTGGAGGTCGAGCCGCTCGAGAACGCCGACCGCACGCTGCCCCACCGCTGGCGCTTCACCCCCGAAGTGGTGGTCGGCCCCGGCGTGCAAGACCTCACGCTGCCACCGGGCGTCGAGGTGGTCGGCCAAGTCCGCGTGGGCGGTCTCTCAGTGCCCGCGGACATCGCCTTCACGCGCATCCAAGAGGTGCCGGTGGGCATGGAAGAGGCGCTGCGCACGCGCACCTACGCCGAGCCCACCAACGTGGACGTGAACGGCACCAGCTTCGCGGCCGACTTCGCGTCGGTGCTCGGAGGTGGTGGCGTCTACGACGTGACCATCTCCCCCACCACGGCGCCCTTCGCCTCACTGGACGAACTACTGCCGCCCACCACGGCCAACCGCGTGGTCCCGCCGCTCTTGCTGCGCAACGTGGCGCTGCCCACCAGCGTGGCCCGCTGGGAGCTGCAGGTGGACATCGCCGACTTCGCGACGCCGTGCGACGCGAACGTGCGGGTGGGCTGCACGTTGAGCGGCGAGATCATCCGGGCGAGTGACCTCGGCGTGGAAGAGTTCGAGACCGGCCTGCAGGTGCGCGCCGTGGAGCGTTCGAGCGGGCGCGTCGTGTCGTCGCTGGGCGTCACCGAGGACGGCCTCTTCGCGGTCGCCGTAGCGCCGGACACGGGCCCGTATGCCCTGCGCATCAGCGCCGGCACCGACCGCCCGCTGTTCCCCGAGGTCACTACCGACGTGGTCTACGACGACACCGGCGCGCTGCGCGTGGAGGTGCCCGCGTTCGTCCCCGTGGTGTACTCCGGCACGGTGGAGACGGCCGAGGGCGTGCCGCTGGCCGACGCTCAGGTGCAGTTCAGCGCCGTGGGCCTGGTCAGCGCGGACAGTGGGTTCGAGGCCAGCCTGCAGCGCACGGTGGTCACCGGCAGCGGTGACGCCGCGGGCCAGTTCGAGCTGTCCCTGGTGCCAGGCGTCTACGACGTGATCGTCACCCCGGCTGCGGCCCCCACCGCGGACCCGCGCGACGAGCCCGGCATCCTCGCGCAGCGCGTCACCCTGGGCGACGGGGTGCGAGAGGTGCGGGGGCAGGTGCTGGTCGTGCCGCGTCGCGCCAGCTTCGGCGCGCAGGTCTGGACGCCCGCCGGTGAGACGCTGCCCGTCGCCGTGGAGGCGAGCCCGCTGCGCCGCGAGGGCGCGCAGGGCTTGGTCTCCCGCTACAACCGCTCGGCCACCACCAGCGCAGGCCCGTCGGGCTGGTTCGACCTGCGCTTGGACCTCGGGCTCTACGACATCGTGGCGCAACCTCCCGCCGAGGGGGGCTTCCCGTGGGTGGTCTTTCCAGGCGTCAGCGTGGCCATCCCGGGCAGCACCAGCGCGCGCATGGTGGACATCGGCATGCCCGTGCCGCGCAGCGGCGTGGTGCGCGGAAGCGATGGTACGCCGCTCGCGGGTGCTCGCGTGACGGCCTACGTCATCGTGGACGACCCCGAGGGTGAGCGCGCCCTGCGCGTGGCCACCACCCTCAGCGACGCCGACGGCAACTACCGCTTGCTGCTGCCGAGCCGCCTCGAGCCCACCCGCTGA
- a CDS encoding CoA pyrophosphatase: MPARPARPSLTQAIEDVLLRRERVHFPALPGRTNHLPAGVLVPLHLHGERADVILQQRPTTMREHPGEISLPGGRKDGADVDLTATALREAREELGIEDPRVLGTLSSYPLYTSDYRLHPTVALLAHDDFTPNAAEVAAVHRLDLYRWLDAPFIEGIPWDLNGQEYVCPIFDIGAPRVVFGGTAQVLYDMLEVFAAAVGAPVPPTRVGTLRWADILG, translated from the coding sequence GTGCCTGCAAGACCCGCGCGACCCAGCCTCACCCAGGCCATCGAAGACGTCTTGCTGCGGCGCGAGCGTGTGCACTTCCCCGCGCTGCCCGGGCGCACCAACCACCTCCCCGCCGGCGTGCTGGTGCCGCTGCACCTCCATGGCGAGCGGGCCGACGTGATCCTGCAGCAGCGCCCCACCACCATGCGGGAGCACCCCGGCGAGATCTCGCTCCCAGGTGGTCGGAAGGATGGTGCGGACGTGGACCTGACCGCCACGGCCCTGCGCGAGGCCCGCGAGGAGCTCGGCATCGAGGACCCACGGGTGCTGGGCACGCTCTCGAGCTACCCGCTCTACACGTCGGACTACCGCCTGCACCCCACGGTGGCGCTCTTGGCGCACGACGACTTCACGCCCAACGCGGCGGAGGTGGCCGCGGTGCATCGGCTGGACCTGTACCGCTGGCTCGACGCGCCGTTCATCGAGGGCATCCCCTGGGACCTGAACGGGCAGGAGTACGTGTGCCCTATCTTCGACATCGGCGCGCCGCGCGTGGTGTTCGGCGGCACGGCGCAGGTGCTCTACGACATGCTCGAGGTGTTCGCGGCGGCCGTGGGCGCGCCGGTTCCCCCGACGCGCGTTGGGACGCTGCGCTGGGCCGACATCCTGGGGTGA
- a CDS encoding thiol reductase thioredoxin, with the protein MGLLSFLRGAPKQPPVSLTDANFAAEVNQAELPVLIDIWSAGCAPCKHLEPVFMELAGRYAGRVKICEMGTQAAPRASAELGVRATPTVLFMRDGKVVETIVGVRSSLYFAEAIEELFGVPPKPTAA; encoded by the coding sequence ATGGGTCTTCTCTCCTTTCTTCGCGGCGCTCCCAAGCAGCCTCCCGTCTCGCTCACCGACGCCAACTTCGCCGCCGAGGTGAACCAGGCCGAGCTGCCGGTGCTGATCGACATCTGGTCCGCTGGGTGTGCGCCGTGCAAGCACCTCGAGCCGGTCTTCATGGAGCTCGCGGGCCGCTACGCTGGGCGCGTGAAGATCTGCGAGATGGGCACGCAAGCCGCGCCGCGCGCGTCGGCCGAGCTGGGCGTGCGCGCCACGCCGACGGTGCTCTTCATGCGAGACGGCAAGGTGGTGGAGACCATCGTGGGCGTGCGCAGCAGCCTATACTTCGCCGAGGCCATCGAGGAGCTGTTCGGCGTGCCTCCGAAGCCCACCGCGGCATAG